A single genomic interval of Carassius auratus strain Wakin chromosome 30, ASM336829v1, whole genome shotgun sequence harbors:
- the LOC113048868 gene encoding butyrophilin-like protein 2 isoform X1: MCFLLVSLRRMAARSGYDFQLVIPESGKRVKINSRSTLTVSCHLSPALSAADMEITWFSERSCICTYKNREMTAGVDYEGRASLFINDLKKGNVSLRVSDFRESELGVYMCRVSSRNETQQITVNVAEEVSAISKDQHFFTVDYKEGRNELTPQVVPSHQNLQHNRLPGDNRTGTKSRIFSQASYKNESNKSQQEKEDLRDENFQLLVPSTSEEPEVSLGSDLIIPCYLSPEISAVDLEISWSTDSACVCLYKDRQVTEGVLFKDRVSLFTHKLRKGNVSLRLKNFRPSDIGNYHCQVSSKDRREKVTVRVRINPGVQTVNQSPIYQDRNVSSSQVMSMLHERRPAANELPRHTSQLSDSDKASYGMSVPNIDNFQLAIPQTAQEAKISVGSEIIVPCHLSPEVCAIAMHIKWFKETDCVCIYKNGHVFKGRSYKDRANLDTYELGRGNVSLHLKSFSVSDVGDYYCQVICRDTTKQITIGVRIKTEVQPVSQSPTFQGQTIQLMLFEIDKIWIEEETNKMDKSALMAEMNVNTNQELQDMLIKAYFEKVRRLERAEQELRETKMNLRLNPHPQCFDRDKSNPFS, encoded by the exons ATGTGTTTTCTTTTAGTTTCTCTCAGAAGAATGGCAGCGAGAAGTGGCT ATGACTTTCAGCTTGTTATTCCCGAAAGTGGTAAAAGAGTAAAGATTAATTCGCGATCTACTCTCACTGTGTCATGTCACTTGTCTCCTGCACTCAGTGCCGCTGACATGGAGATTACTTGGTTTAGTGAGAGGTCTTGTATTTGCACCTATAAGAACAGAGAGATGACAGCGGGTGTTGACTATGAGGGCAGAGCGAGTCTGTTCATTAATGACCTGAAGAAAGGGAATGTGTCCTTAAGAGTGTCAGACTTCAGAGAGTCAGAACTGGGAGTTTACATGTGCCGAGTCTCCAGTAGAAATGAAACACAGCAGATAACAGTAAATGTGGCCGaagaag TCTCTGCCATTTCTAAGGACCAGCACTTCTTTACAGTG GATTACAAGGAAGGAAGAAACG AATTAACACCACAGGTTGTGCCATCACATCAAAACCTTCAACACAACAGGCTGCCTGGG GATAACAGAACTGGCACCAAAAGCAGAA TTTTTAGCCAAGCTTCATATAAAAATGAATCAAACAAGAGCCAGCAAGAG AAGGAAGACTTGAGAGACG AGAATTTTCAGCTTTTAGTTCCCAGTACATCAGAAGAACCAGAGGTTTCTTTGGGGTCTGATTTGATCATTCCGTGTTACTTGTCTCCTGAAATCAGTGCGGTTGACCTGGAGATCAGCTGGTCTACTGATTCAGCTTGTGTTTGCCTGTATAAGGACAGGCAGGTGACCGAAGGGGTTTTGTTCAAGGACAGAGTGAGTCTGTTCACTCACAAGCTTAGAAAAGGAAATGTGTCCTTACGACTGAAAAACTTCAGGCCGTCAGATATCGGAAATTACCATTGTCAGGTCAGCAGTAAAGACAGACGAGAGAAGGTAACAGTTAGAG TGAGGATAAATCCTGGTGTCCAAACTGTGAATCAATCACCAATATACCAAGATCGAAATGTTTCATCAAGTCAAGTAATGTCAATGCTACATGAG AGAAGACCGGCAGCAAATG AATTACCAAGGCACACGTCACAGCTCAGTGATTCAGATAAAGCG AGTTACGGCATGAGCGTCCCAAACATTG ATAATTTTCAGCTGGCTATTCCTCAAACAGCTCAAGAAGCAAAGATTTCTGTGGGGTCTGAAATCATTGTTCCTTGTCACTTGTCTCCTGAAGTCTGTGCCATTGCCATGCATATCAAATGGTTTAAGGAGACAGACTGCGTTTGCATCTACAAGAATGGACATGTTTTTAAGGGGAGGAGCTACAAAGACAGAGCAAATCTTGACACTTATGAATTGGGGAGAGGAAATGTGTCCTTGCATCTCAAAAGTTTCAGTGTCTCAGATGTTGGTGATTACTATTGTCAGGTCATCTGTAGAGACACAACAAAACAGATTACAATAGGAG TGAGGATAAAAACTGAAGTCCAACCTGTGAGTCAGTCACCAACATTTcaaggccaaactattcagctaatGCTGTTTGAG ATAGACAAAATATGGATCGAAGAGGAGACAAACAAAATGGATAAATCTGCTCTAATGGCTG agatGAACGTGAACACTAATCAGGAGCTTCAGGATATGTTGATTAAGGCTTACTTCGAAAAAGTCAGACGGCTGGAAAGAGCTGAGCAGGAGTTGAGAGAGACCAAAATGAACTTAAGACTCAACCCTCATCCTCAGTGCTTCGACAGAGACAAATCGAATCCCTTTTCATAA
- the LOC113048868 gene encoding butyrophilin-like protein 2 isoform X2, with translation MCFLLVSLRRMAARSGYDFQLVIPESGKRVKINSRSTLTVSCHLSPALSAADMEITWFSERSCICTYKNREMTAGVDYEGRASLFINDLKKGNVSLRVSDFRESELGVYMCRVSSRNETQQITVNVAEEVSAISKDQHFFTVDYKEGRNELTPQVVPSHQNLQHNRLPGDNRTGTKSRIFSQASYKNESNKSQQEKEDLRDVRINPGVQTVNQSPIYQDRNVSSSQVMSMLHERRPAANELPRHTSQLSDSDKASYGMSVPNIDNFQLAIPQTAQEAKISVGSEIIVPCHLSPEVCAIAMHIKWFKETDCVCIYKNGHVFKGRSYKDRANLDTYELGRGNVSLHLKSFSVSDVGDYYCQVICRDTTKQITIGVRIKTEVQPVSQSPTFQGQTIQLMLFEIDKIWIEEETNKMDKSALMAEMNVNTNQELQDMLIKAYFEKVRRLERAEQELRETKMNLRLNPHPQCFDRDKSNPFS, from the exons ATGTGTTTTCTTTTAGTTTCTCTCAGAAGAATGGCAGCGAGAAGTGGCT ATGACTTTCAGCTTGTTATTCCCGAAAGTGGTAAAAGAGTAAAGATTAATTCGCGATCTACTCTCACTGTGTCATGTCACTTGTCTCCTGCACTCAGTGCCGCTGACATGGAGATTACTTGGTTTAGTGAGAGGTCTTGTATTTGCACCTATAAGAACAGAGAGATGACAGCGGGTGTTGACTATGAGGGCAGAGCGAGTCTGTTCATTAATGACCTGAAGAAAGGGAATGTGTCCTTAAGAGTGTCAGACTTCAGAGAGTCAGAACTGGGAGTTTACATGTGCCGAGTCTCCAGTAGAAATGAAACACAGCAGATAACAGTAAATGTGGCCGaagaag TCTCTGCCATTTCTAAGGACCAGCACTTCTTTACAGTG GATTACAAGGAAGGAAGAAACG AATTAACACCACAGGTTGTGCCATCACATCAAAACCTTCAACACAACAGGCTGCCTGGG GATAACAGAACTGGCACCAAAAGCAGAA TTTTTAGCCAAGCTTCATATAAAAATGAATCAAACAAGAGCCAGCAAGAG AAGGAAGACTTGAGAGACG TGAGGATAAATCCTGGTGTCCAAACTGTGAATCAATCACCAATATACCAAGATCGAAATGTTTCATCAAGTCAAGTAATGTCAATGCTACATGAG AGAAGACCGGCAGCAAATG AATTACCAAGGCACACGTCACAGCTCAGTGATTCAGATAAAGCG AGTTACGGCATGAGCGTCCCAAACATTG ATAATTTTCAGCTGGCTATTCCTCAAACAGCTCAAGAAGCAAAGATTTCTGTGGGGTCTGAAATCATTGTTCCTTGTCACTTGTCTCCTGAAGTCTGTGCCATTGCCATGCATATCAAATGGTTTAAGGAGACAGACTGCGTTTGCATCTACAAGAATGGACATGTTTTTAAGGGGAGGAGCTACAAAGACAGAGCAAATCTTGACACTTATGAATTGGGGAGAGGAAATGTGTCCTTGCATCTCAAAAGTTTCAGTGTCTCAGATGTTGGTGATTACTATTGTCAGGTCATCTGTAGAGACACAACAAAACAGATTACAATAGGAG TGAGGATAAAAACTGAAGTCCAACCTGTGAGTCAGTCACCAACATTTcaaggccaaactattcagctaatGCTGTTTGAG ATAGACAAAATATGGATCGAAGAGGAGACAAACAAAATGGATAAATCTGCTCTAATGGCTG agatGAACGTGAACACTAATCAGGAGCTTCAGGATATGTTGATTAAGGCTTACTTCGAAAAAGTCAGACGGCTGGAAAGAGCTGAGCAGGAGTTGAGAGAGACCAAAATGAACTTAAGACTCAACCCTCATCCTCAGTGCTTCGACAGAGACAAATCGAATCCCTTTTCATAA